The following proteins are encoded in a genomic region of Magnolia sinica isolate HGM2019 chromosome 1, MsV1, whole genome shotgun sequence:
- the LOC131254027 gene encoding uncharacterized protein LOC131254027, giving the protein MEEEKPQQNDKNASAFPAGRVKKMVKLDGEIDKVSSEALFLISLSTDLFLEFLAEKSMEVAVQKKRKIIKLDHLRSAARKHQPTHDFLLDSLPIPSRPSVPDSTAQIKSRRPVEKPLPPGARRIDAFFSKSADVAE; this is encoded by the coding sequence atggaggaagaaaaaCCCCagcaaaatgacaaaaatgcctcTGCATTTCCAGCAGGAAGGGtgaagaagatggtgaagctGGACGGAGAAATCGATAAGGTGAGTTCAGAAGCACTTTTTCTCATCTCTCTTTCCACCGACCTATTTCTCGAATTTCTTGCCGAGAAATCGATGGAGGTTGCTGTCCAAAAGAAGCGGAAGATTATAAAGCTCGATCATCTCAGATCGGCTGCCAGGAAGCATCAGCCCACCCACGATTTCCTCCTCGACTCCCTCCCAATCCCTTCCCGGCCATCTGTTCCCGATTCCACGGCCCAGATCAAATCCCGCCGTCCTGTCGAGAAGCCGCTTCCGCCCGGTGCTCGCCGCATCGATGCTTTCTTCTCCAAATCTGCAGATGTCGCTGAATGA